The following proteins are co-located in the Pyxicephalus adspersus chromosome Z, UCB_Pads_2.0, whole genome shotgun sequence genome:
- the LOC140344186 gene encoding G-protein coupled receptor 143-like translates to MASLRLVRLCCPARDDGTDLVLTSPLYHTVCGCSAVLGLLALGLCYHPITSQNRRMGVIILLGSSLLSAGLLLHSVLWLSLPDFLSNQTLWFPHLLCVALSTWIHYFCCVLFWAFFCYCLETAQLLSPNPSLRYGKLFSFLCWGASGLVVLSGLIMVAPSEQRCDSKQGLVLFHDVILYIPLILALFVSPFLLRRAVVRVPSVLKMHCGVYTSSERFKKRNLCRRLLGIYGVFVACWLGNILCDFMLLLVELWGTQQTPRQIQVAALTVFVITGILNPAFCCMHSLAFFGWRNSSAPSVKKRAATAETSPATGEEEDDDDDGAQEKHRLLCRPSTSTEKLSVPNILQLMDSYSSMEFRCSTLEINAVRLLGMRDMTASAAAPHTESELKPQHSEV, encoded by the exons ATGGCATCGCTACGACTTGTCAGGCTGTGCTGCCCAGCCAGGGATGATGGTACAGACCTGGTGCTGACCTCCCCTCTCTATCATACAGTATGCGGGTGCAGTGCTGTTCTGGGGCTCCTGGCTCTGGGCCTCTGCTACCATCCAATCACCAGCCAGAACAGGAGGATGGGAGTGATAATCCTCCTGGGCAGCAGTCTGCTCAGTGCAG GATTATTGCTGCATTCAGTCCTCTGGCTAAGTCTCCCTGACTTCCTGTCCAATCAGACGCTTTGGTTTCCTCACCTCCTCTGTGTCGCACTCTCG ACATGGATACATTACTTCTGCTGCGTTCTCTTTTGGGCCTTCTTCTGTTACTGCCTGGAGACTGCTCAGCTGCTCAGCCCCAACCCCTCCCTCAG GTATGGAAAGCTGTTCTCCTTCCTGTGTTGGGGAGCTTCAGGCCTCGTGGTCCTCTCTGGACTTATCATGGTGGCTCCATCTGAACAAAG GTGTGACTCCAAGCAAGGCCTTGTGCTGTTCCATGATGTGATCCTGTACATCCCGCTGATTCTTGCTCTCTTTGTGAGCCCTTTCCTGCTGAGAAGAGCTGTTGTCAGAG TGCCTTCTGTCCTGAAGATGCATTGTGGGGTCTATACCAGCAGTGAGCGTTTTAAAAAGCGTAACCTGTGTAGGCGACTTCTGGGGATTTATGGCGTCTTCGTAGCTTG CTGGCTTGGAAACATCCTGTGTGACTTTATGCTACTTCTAGTGGAGCTTTGGGGGACCCAACAGACACCTCGGCAGATACAAGTTGCAGCTCTAACAGTCTTTGTCATTACG GGTATTCTGAATCCTGCATTTTGCTGCATgcattctctggcttttttcggGTGGAGGAATTCTTCTGCTCCCAGTGTGAAGAAGAGAGCTGCGACTGCAGAAACGTCACCTGCGACGGgtgaggaggaggacgacgacgaTGATGGGGCCCAAGAAAAACATCGACTGCTGTGCAGACCATCTACATCCACAGAGAAACTCTCCGTCCCCAATATATTACAACTGATGGATTCCTACTCCTCCATGG AATTCCGATGCTCTACCTTGGAAATAAACGCCGTACGTCTCCTGGGGATGAGGGACATGACGGCGTCAGCAGCAGCTCCTCATACTGAATCTGAGCTCAAGCCGCAGCACTCTGAAGTCTGA